A stretch of Paenibacillus peoriae DNA encodes these proteins:
- a CDS encoding macrolide family glycosyltransferase, protein MARVLVVITPAEGHVNPTLGLVKRLVDSGEDVDYVCTEEYRTRIQQTGAQMITYPFVDDAFSKDSDLKPAEYKHHYQFVYMMVKGMILPIIPEVLRVIENRTYDYLIYDSLMGWGGTIIAEKLGIPAVCSIASFAFVEPLGSGQGMNDNDPEVKKLYTATMQITHQLANELQVDAPAIEEIAPHGGHLRIVYTSRYFQPQAEKLDHSFIFTGPSIVPRKDAPSFPFEQLRVLHPQAVYISMGTILNKDLEFYKLCFAAFRDLPVQFVLSSGNYTDMEPLASCIPDNFIIKPYIPQLEMLQHVDAFVTHAGMNSTCEALYYNVPQVMIPLTSDQPIVASRVQELGAGVVVDKNELTPASLRAALLEVLSHPTYKEQAHVIGESLRQASGYSHAADTIMSHFSTIEK, encoded by the coding sequence ATGGCACGTGTGTTAGTAGTGATCACGCCTGCTGAAGGCCATGTTAATCCGACACTAGGATTAGTGAAAAGGTTGGTAGACAGTGGGGAGGATGTTGACTATGTGTGTACGGAAGAATATCGTACGAGAATTCAACAGACAGGAGCGCAGATGATCACCTACCCTTTTGTGGATGATGCTTTTTCCAAAGACTCTGATTTAAAGCCAGCAGAATACAAACATCATTATCAATTTGTATACATGATGGTAAAAGGTATGATTCTTCCGATTATTCCAGAGGTTTTGAGAGTTATTGAAAACAGAACCTATGATTATTTAATCTATGATTCTTTGATGGGTTGGGGAGGCACGATTATTGCTGAGAAGCTAGGAATTCCTGCTGTATGCTCTATCGCTTCTTTTGCTTTCGTAGAGCCATTGGGATCGGGGCAAGGCATGAATGACAATGATCCGGAGGTAAAAAAGTTATACACGGCTACGATGCAAATAACGCATCAACTAGCTAATGAGCTTCAGGTTGACGCTCCGGCTATAGAAGAGATTGCTCCTCATGGCGGACACTTAAGAATCGTTTATACAAGCCGCTATTTTCAACCGCAAGCCGAAAAACTGGATCACAGTTTTATTTTTACAGGTCCTTCTATTGTACCGCGTAAAGATGCTCCTTCCTTCCCGTTCGAACAACTTCGTGTTCTGCATCCACAGGCGGTGTACATTTCAATGGGTACTATTTTGAATAAAGACTTGGAATTTTATAAGCTTTGTTTTGCAGCATTTCGCGATTTGCCTGTGCAGTTTGTGCTGTCTTCAGGCAATTATACAGACATGGAGCCATTGGCCTCGTGTATACCTGACAATTTTATAATCAAGCCTTATATTCCGCAATTGGAAATGCTCCAGCATGTGGACGCTTTTGTTACACATGCGGGGATGAACAGTACATGTGAAGCACTGTATTACAATGTGCCGCAGGTCATGATTCCTTTAACATCGGATCAGCCCATCGTAGCTAGTCGGGTGCAGGAACTGGGAGCGGGTGTTGTTGTGGATAAAAATGAGCTTACACCCGCTAGTTTGAGAGCTGCCTTATTAGAGGTATTGAGTCATCCAACCTATAAAGAACAGGCTCATGTGATTGGCGAATCATTACGCCAGGCTAGTGGGTACAGTCATGCGGCAGATACAATCATGAGCCATTTCTCCACCATAGAAAAATAA